Part of the Undibacter mobilis genome is shown below.
TTCGAGCGTCTCAAGGCAATCCGAGGAAAAGCCCGGCGTGATGATGGCGAGGTTCTTGACGCCGCGCTGGGCCAGCGCCTCTACCGTCTTGTCGGTATAGGGTTTGAGCCATTCCGCGGGCCCGAAGCGGGACTGGAACGTCATCATCAATTGCGTCTCGTCGAGCTTGAGACGCTCGCGCAGCAGCCGCGCCGTCGCCGCACATTGACAATAATAGGGATCGCCCTTGGCGAGATACTCTTCCGGCATGCCATGGAAGGAGGCGAGGATGACATCCGGCTTGAAACTGAGCTGCGCCAACGATGCCTGCAGCGAGTTGGCCAGCGCCTCGATATAGACCGGGTTGTTGAAATAGGCCGGCGCGATGCGCACCGCCGGCTGCCAGCGCATTTGTGCCAGCGCCTCGAAGGCCTTGTCGGCCACCGTCGCTGTGGTTGCGGCGGCGTATTGCGGATAGAGCGGCACGATCAGTATGCGGTCGCAACCCTCGGCCTGCAGCGCATCGAGCCGCGACTTGATCGACGGATTGCCGTAGCGCATGGCCCAATCGACGACGATGCGCGCGTCGCCCTTCATCGCGGCGGACAATTTCTCGGCCTGCGAGCGCGTGATGGTCTTGAGGAATGACTCGTTGCGCTCCTTGTTCCAGATCTTGTCGTAGTCCTTGCCCTTCCGGCCCGGCCGGAAAGTAAGGATGATCAGATTGAGCACCAGCCACCACTTGATCGGGTTCTCCTCGATGACGCGGCGGTCCGACAGGAATTCCTTGAGGTAACGCCGCATCGACCAGTAGTCGGTGGCGTCGGGGGTGCCGAGATTGACCAGCAGCACGCCGATGCGGCGCGGCGGCAGTTTCGGGTGGTTTGGCGGCAGGTGCGGATTGGGATCGGTCATACCCCGCAATCAGCGGGAAATGCGCCGGGGCGTCAAGTCACGACTGCCCTACCCGACCGGCCGCTCGTCGGCGATCACCTTGCCGTCATTCGGCAACGAGCCGGGCGCGACCAGCCTGACTTCGCCGCGCAGCTTGGTCACCGACTGCAGCGTCGCAGCCACGGCCTCGGCGAGCGCAACGTCCAAGCCCGATGCTTCGGCCATCAACGTCATGGTGTCCTGCTCGGCTTCACGGCCCACCACCAGGCGCAGCCGCTTCAACTCAGAATGCCGCGCGCCGACCTCGGCAACCTGCTTGGGATGAACGAACATGCCTTTAACCTTGGCAGTCTGGTCGGCGCGGCCCATCCAGCCCTTGATCCGATGATTGGTGCGGCCACACGGCGACAGGCCCGGCAGAATCGCCGACAGGTCGCCGGTGGCCAGGCGAATCATGGGGTAATCGGGATTGAACGAGGTGACGACCACCTCCCCGACCTCGCCATCCGGCACCGGATCGCCAGTG
Proteins encoded:
- the hemH gene encoding ferrochelatase, producing MTDPNPHLPPNHPKLPPRRIGVLLVNLGTPDATDYWSMRRYLKEFLSDRRVIEENPIKWWLVLNLIILTFRPGRKGKDYDKIWNKERNESFLKTITRSQAEKLSAAMKGDARIVVDWAMRYGNPSIKSRLDALQAEGCDRILIVPLYPQYAAATTATVADKAFEALAQMRWQPAVRIAPAYFNNPVYIEALANSLQASLAQLSFKPDVILASFHGMPEEYLAKGDPYYCQCAATARLLRERLKLDETQLMMTFQSRFGPAEWLKPYTDKTVEALAQRGVKNLAIITPGFSSDCLETLEEIAMENAGIFKEHGGENFAAISCLNDTAEGMAVIADVVARELQGWV